A window of Zingiber officinale cultivar Zhangliang chromosome 5A, Zo_v1.1, whole genome shotgun sequence contains these coding sequences:
- the LOC121980512 gene encoding protein BZR1 homolog 1-like isoform X1 — MTAGEGRQPTLKERENNKRRERRRRAMAAKIFSGLRSMGNYKLPKHCDNNEVLKALCREAGWIVEEDGTTYRKQGCKPPTPPPEFAGASSGISPCSSPLLSPILSSFPSPVPSYHTSPLTSSFPSPSRNDNVHNPSVNPSSLLPFLQNLTSLPPLRISNSAPVTPPPSSPSASHPPKLRNLDNTFCYSLYAISAPSSPIRGHQQGQPMTIPECDESDASTVDSGQEGAGSHMAAPGSPTFNLVKTFVAAKGTAIGTSLGVPEKGRSMEFEFENRWVKPWEGERIHDVGPDDIQLTLGVGGTTPKLNVTS, encoded by the exons ATGACGGCTGGAGAGGGGCGGCAGCCGACCCTGAAGGAGAGGGAGAACAACAAGCGGCGGGAGCGGCGGCGGCGGGCGATGGCTGCCAAGATCTTCTCTGGGTTGCGGTCGATGGGGAACTACAAGCTTCCCAAGCACTGCGACAACAACGAGGTACTCAAGGCCTTGTGCCGCGAGGCGGGGTGGATCGTCGAGGAGGACGGCACCACCTACCGGAAG CAGGGATGCAAGCCACCAACACCGCCTCCAGAATTTGCCGGTGCATCTTCAGGCATAAGTCCTTGCTCCTCCCCGCTGTTGAGCCCAATCTTGTCATCTTTCCCTAGTCCTGTCCCTTCGTACCATACAAGCCCCTTGACATCATCTTTCCCGAGCCCTAGCCGCAACGATAACGTCCACAACCCCAGTGTCAACCCCTCTTCTCTACTTCCTTTTCTGCAGAACCTTACAAGCCTTCCTCCACTTCGCATCTCTAATAGTGCCCCAGTGACCCCGCCACCATCTTCACCTTCAGCTTCTCATCCTCCTAAGCTCAGGAATCTAGATAACACATTCTGCTACTCTCTTTATGCTATTTCAGCTCCTTCTAGCCCTATCAGAGGCCACCAACAAGGGCAGCCCATGACAATACCTGAATGTGACGAGTCTGATGCTTCAACCGTCGACTCTGGCCAGGAGGGGGCTGGTTCCCATATGGCGGCCCCTGGGTCGCCCACTTTCAACCTTGTTAAGACCTTTGTTGCGGCAAAGGGGACTGCAATAGGCACATCATTAGGGGTGCCAGAGAAGGGCCGAAGCATGGAGTTTGAATTTGAAAACAGATGGGTAAAGCCATGGGAGGGAGAGAGGATTCATGATGTTGGACCTGATGATATTCAGCTCACTTTGGGAGTTGGAGGTACAACTCCCAAGCTAAACGTCACATCTTGA
- the LOC121980512 gene encoding protein BZR1 homolog 1-like isoform X2, giving the protein MTAGEGRQPTLKERENNKRRERRRRAMAAKIFSGLRSMGNYKLPKHCDNNEVLKALCREAGWIVEEDGTTYRKGCKPPTPPPEFAGASSGISPCSSPLLSPILSSFPSPVPSYHTSPLTSSFPSPSRNDNVHNPSVNPSSLLPFLQNLTSLPPLRISNSAPVTPPPSSPSASHPPKLRNLDNTFCYSLYAISAPSSPIRGHQQGQPMTIPECDESDASTVDSGQEGAGSHMAAPGSPTFNLVKTFVAAKGTAIGTSLGVPEKGRSMEFEFENRWVKPWEGERIHDVGPDDIQLTLGVGGTTPKLNVTS; this is encoded by the exons ATGACGGCTGGAGAGGGGCGGCAGCCGACCCTGAAGGAGAGGGAGAACAACAAGCGGCGGGAGCGGCGGCGGCGGGCGATGGCTGCCAAGATCTTCTCTGGGTTGCGGTCGATGGGGAACTACAAGCTTCCCAAGCACTGCGACAACAACGAGGTACTCAAGGCCTTGTGCCGCGAGGCGGGGTGGATCGTCGAGGAGGACGGCACCACCTACCGGAAG GGATGCAAGCCACCAACACCGCCTCCAGAATTTGCCGGTGCATCTTCAGGCATAAGTCCTTGCTCCTCCCCGCTGTTGAGCCCAATCTTGTCATCTTTCCCTAGTCCTGTCCCTTCGTACCATACAAGCCCCTTGACATCATCTTTCCCGAGCCCTAGCCGCAACGATAACGTCCACAACCCCAGTGTCAACCCCTCTTCTCTACTTCCTTTTCTGCAGAACCTTACAAGCCTTCCTCCACTTCGCATCTCTAATAGTGCCCCAGTGACCCCGCCACCATCTTCACCTTCAGCTTCTCATCCTCCTAAGCTCAGGAATCTAGATAACACATTCTGCTACTCTCTTTATGCTATTTCAGCTCCTTCTAGCCCTATCAGAGGCCACCAACAAGGGCAGCCCATGACAATACCTGAATGTGACGAGTCTGATGCTTCAACCGTCGACTCTGGCCAGGAGGGGGCTGGTTCCCATATGGCGGCCCCTGGGTCGCCCACTTTCAACCTTGTTAAGACCTTTGTTGCGGCAAAGGGGACTGCAATAGGCACATCATTAGGGGTGCCAGAGAAGGGCCGAAGCATGGAGTTTGAATTTGAAAACAGATGGGTAAAGCCATGGGAGGGAGAGAGGATTCATGATGTTGGACCTGATGATATTCAGCTCACTTTGGGAGTTGGAGGTACAACTCCCAAGCTAAACGTCACATCTTGA